In Fusarium oxysporum f. sp. lycopersici 4287 chromosome 4, whole genome shotgun sequence, a genomic segment contains:
- a CDS encoding pirin (iron-binding nuclear protein): protein MTLFRSIFIPVFIALAAIALFQHRIKDTATSTFEFLGALTPLTFHKANTQHKEHHLFATEMSVTRAVRKVFLAVEQSEGAGARVRRSIGTPQLRNFSPFLMLDHFSVKPGAGFPDHPHRGQETITYLLEGGMDHEDFAGNRGTLSAGDLQFMTAGKGIVHAEMPRQNEDGSANVGLQLWVDLPKDLKACEPRYRDLRGSEIPIAKVDDDKVTVKVISGQSHGIDSVKDLAYTPVWFLDIEIRPGGKITQPLPANWNAFAYTLEGDVIVGKDDQRRVVEQYHNIVFEPQGDVVHFEVDAGASKPARLALIAGIPLDQPVIQYGPFVLTSKEDVAKALFDYQTHSNGFERAENWQSEIGKSMMD from the exons ATGACCCTTTTTCGTTCCATCTTCATACCAGTATTCATTGCTCTAGCAGCTATTGCATTGTTCCAACATCGTATCAAGGACACAGCAACTTCAACCTTTGAATTCCTAGGGGCTCTTACCCCCCTGACTTTCCACAAGGCCAACACTCAGCACAAAGAACACCACCTTTTCGCCACGGAAATGTCTGTCACCCGAGCTGTTCGCAAGGTCTTCCTTGCCGTTGAGCAATCCGAAGGAGCTGGTGCTCGTGTTCGTCGCTCAATTGGCACTCCTCAGCTCCGCAACTTTTCTCCTTTTCTCATGCTCGATCACTTCTCCGTGAAGCCTGGTGCTGGTTTCCCtgatcatcctcatcgtgGCCAGGAAACTATCACATATCTCCTTGAGGGTGGCATGGATCATGAGGATTTTGCTGGCAACAGGGGTACTCTCTCCGCCGGTGACCTCCAATTCATGACTGCTGGAAAAG GCATTGTGCACGCTGAGATGCCCCGACAAAACGAGGATGGCAGCGCAAACGTCGGTCTTCAACTTTGGGTCGACCTTCCCAAGGACCTGAAGGCTTGCGAACCTCGGTATCGCGACCTCCGTGGCTCCGAGATCCCCATCGCCAAGGTTGACGATGACAAGGTCACTGTAAAGGTCATTTCTGGCCAGAGCCACGGCATCGACTCAGTCAAGGATCTCGCCTACACACCCGTTTGGTTCCTCGACATTGAGATCCGCCCTGGTGGCAAGATCACCCAACCTCTCCCCGCAAACTGGAACGCCTTTGCCTACACTCTCGAGGGAGATGTTATCGTTGGCAAGGATGACCAGCGACGTGTTGTCGAGCAGTACCATAACATTGTCTTTGAGCCGCAGGGAGATGTTGTTCACTTTGAGGTTGACGCCGGCGCTTCAAAACCCGCTCGACTAG CCCTCATCGCTGGTATTCCTCTTGATCAGCCTGTTATCCAATACGGTCCTTTTGTCCTCACTTCCAAAGAGGACGTCGCCAAAGCTCTTTTCGACTACCAAACCCATTCCAACGGTTTCGAGCGAGCAGAGAACTGGCAGAGTGAGATTGGCAAGTCCATGATGGACTAA